The genomic interval ATTCTTCACAGTCTTTTTAATGTATGCAAATTCCTAACCGGACATTGCCGACTATTTATAAAATTATTCAAACATCCTTTACCAAAGAACGGCCATTTTATAAACTGAAAATTTATTGTTCTTGTTTAAAAGTTGAAGGACTTCTAAATTCTTTTGTGCGATCAGCAGCCGGTCAAATGGATCATTATGATTTTTTTTCAATATTTTACTTTAACAAGAAAAAGTCCGTGGGGCGGAGCTGTAGCAGGGGCTTTGCGGCGATCTTTTGAATCAAGGATTATTTTTATATCTGAAGGCTTCAGTTTTCCAAGGCCTACACTTACAAGAGCCCCTACTATATTTCTTACCATAAACCTTAAATACCCGTTAGCCTCTATTTCAAATTGAATAACATTGTCCTTTTCTTTTGTAAGCTCTGCTCTTAAAACTGTTCTTGTCGAAGTTTTTTTCGGGCTGCCGCTTGCTTCAAAAGCTTTGAAATCTTTAGTACCGACAAGCAAAAGAACTGCTTCTTTCATTGCATTAAAATCAAGGGGCCTTTTTATGAACCATGCATAATTTCTTCCTATAGCGGGCGGAAGTTCCCTGTTTAGTATTTTATATCTATATAACTTACTTTTGGCATCATAGCGTGAATGAAAATTTTCATTTATTTCTTCACATTGTTTGATAATGATATCTTTTGGTAGAAGGCTGTTTAGACCTCTAAAAAAAGAATCGGGTTTAAGGTTTGTATCGCAAATGAAGTTGGCAATCTGGGCAAGAGCATGAACACCAGCATCTGTACGTCCCGAGCCTGTAAGAGTTATCTTTTGTTTAGTCATGACCGAGATAGCTTTTTCAATTTCTTCTTGTATTGTACGGTAATTGTTTTGTATTTGCCAACCACTGAATTCGGTACCATCATATTCTATAGTAAGCTTAAAATTTTTTATCATCGCTTTTAAATAAAGCCCTATTACAAATATAGCCAAATATTAATATTGTGAATAAAGGTTTAGCTATATACATAACATTTATCAGTTATTTTATCTTGATTTATTAAACCTGATAAGTAAAAATAGTAAATAAACAAAATAATACGTCTGTTTTAGGGAATTATAAATCATAAGGTTTTCAGCGTGCCATTAAAATCACAACCAATTTTCAGAAAGGTTGTATACCCTTTCTATGATACAGAAACAGCAAGCATCATTATTATAATAATAATGATGCTTGTAATTTTATTCGGGATTACAGGAATAATTGTTGCGGTAGAAAGCCCTGAATATATTGGTTGTATATGGGTACCTTTACTTCTCGTATGTTTAAGTTTTCTGATTTTTATTTTGGAACTAGTCCGTTTTATAAAGAATTATGTTGCTGCACTTCATAACAATCAATAAAAGTAGCTTGCCCAAAATTGCATTTATCTTGATTTATTAGAAAGTTAACTACTATCCTCATCCTTAATTGTATTAGAACACCTTAAAATAAGTTCTATAAAGTGATGCAATATTCTTGCAGTAACACCCCAGATTTCAACATCATCCAATGGGTAAATAAGTTCATGGATGTCAGGTATTCGCCCGTAATATTTTGAGTCAATATGTTTTTCAACAAGAGTGTTTAGTGGTATTTCAAGCACTCTGGATATTTCCACAGGATCAAATCTAATATTACTTCTCTTTTTCCATATGCCGGTATATACTTTAATATCTTTATGCTGTATTGTTTGGAAATGACCCAGAGAACCTATCAGTTCGACCTGGTTTTTTCTTATATTAAGTTCTTCTTCAAGTTCTCTATAAGCAGCTTCAACAAAACTGACATCTTCCTTTTCTACATGTCCTCCGGGAAGGGCAACCTGATTTCGCCATGGATAGCCTTCATTATCAGTCTTTTGTATCGCAAGAATATGAAGTGAACTGTTTTTATTAAAAATAAGCAGAAATACACAGGTAGAATCATAAGATAATGCGGGAGGCAGGGTTGACCGATTGGCATTTTTGATTATATCCGAGATAATTGAAAGATCGGTTTCTAT from Pseudomonadota bacterium carries:
- the truA gene encoding tRNA pseudouridine(38-40) synthase TruA is translated as MIKNFKLTIEYDGTEFSGWQIQNNYRTIQEEIEKAISVMTKQKITLTGSGRTDAGVHALAQIANFICDTNLKPDSFFRGLNSLLPKDIIIKQCEEINENFHSRYDAKSKLYRYKILNRELPPAIGRNYAWFIKRPLDFNAMKEAVLLLVGTKDFKAFEASGSPKKTSTRTVLRAELTKEKDNVIQFEIEANGYLRFMVRNIVGALVSVGLGKLKPSDIKIILDSKDRRKAPATAPPHGLFLVKVKY
- a CDS encoding CoA pyrophosphatase is translated as MTKQFCLNSTSIETDLSIISDIIKNANRSTLPPALSYDSTCVFLLIFNKNSSLHILAIQKTDNEGYPWRNQVALPGGHVEKEDVSFVEAAYRELEEELNIRKNQVELIGSLGHFQTIQHKDIKVYTGIWKKRSNIRFDPVEISRVLEIPLNTLVEKHIDSKYYGRIPDIHELIYPLDDVEIWGVTARILHHFIELILRCSNTIKDEDSS